One window of Bacillus sp. THAF10 genomic DNA carries:
- a CDS encoding ABC transporter ATP-binding protein, translated as MIEVCELSFRYKKSAAPILKNISFEVKKGEIFGFLGPSGAGKSTAQKILIGLLSDYYGSVKVFGQEMKQKKNNFYEQIGVAFEFPNFYHKLTGLENLRLFQKLYTKETVQPESLFAQVGLTEAANLRFEKYSKGMKMRLNFCRALLNDPDILFLDEPTSGLDPNNSKLLKDIILAKKSEGKTVILTTHHMHLAEELCDRVAFMVEGELALIDTPANLKRQGKEKTVIVEYAKKENQQEKASFPLTSIAGNSDFLRLLNTKDILSIHTHEKTMEDVFIEVTGRKLTP; from the coding sequence TTGATTGAGGTATGTGAGTTAAGCTTTCGTTATAAGAAGAGCGCCGCACCTATCCTTAAAAACATAAGCTTTGAAGTAAAAAAGGGCGAGATTTTTGGGTTTCTAGGCCCTTCTGGAGCGGGGAAAAGTACCGCACAGAAAATACTCATTGGTCTCTTGAGTGATTACTATGGTTCTGTAAAAGTTTTTGGGCAAGAAATGAAACAAAAAAAGAACAATTTTTATGAACAAATCGGGGTTGCATTTGAGTTCCCTAATTTTTATCACAAGCTCACAGGTCTCGAGAATCTCCGTTTGTTTCAAAAACTGTACACAAAGGAAACGGTGCAACCAGAGAGCTTGTTTGCGCAGGTGGGCTTAACAGAGGCGGCTAATCTCCGCTTTGAAAAATACTCCAAAGGCATGAAAATGCGCCTGAATTTTTGTCGAGCCCTTTTAAACGATCCGGACATATTATTTCTAGACGAACCCACATCAGGTCTAGACCCTAATAATAGTAAGCTTTTAAAGGATATCATCCTTGCCAAAAAGTCCGAGGGTAAGACCGTTATTCTTACCACTCATCATATGCATCTTGCAGAAGAGCTCTGTGATAGGGTTGCTTTTATGGTGGAAGGGGAGCTCGCTCTAATCGATACACCAGCAAACTTAAAGAGGCAAGGAAAAGAAAAAACAGTGATAGTTGAATATGCGAAAAAGGAAAATCAGCAAGAAAAAGCTAGCTTTCCATTAACCAGCATTGCAGGAAATAGCGATTTTCTCCGACTATTAAACACAAAAGACATCTTAAGTATCCATACTCACGAAAAGACAATGGAGGATGTGTTTATCGAAGTGACTGGTAGGAAGCTTACGCCATGA
- a CDS encoding BrxA/BrxB family bacilliredoxin: MNIDFNMFMNDVVRTAREEMDRAGYEQLKTVEDVEEAFARKGTTLVMVNSVCGCAGGIARPAATHAVHYDKRPNHLVTVFAGQDKDATEKARDYFEGYPPSSPSFALLKDGQIITMVERHEIEGHDPMSVITKLQGYFEEHCEEI; encoded by the coding sequence ATGAATATCGATTTTAATATGTTTATGAATGATGTTGTCCGTACTGCCCGCGAAGAAATGGACAGAGCAGGGTACGAGCAGCTTAAAACGGTAGAAGACGTGGAAGAAGCATTTGCACGTAAAGGAACCACCCTAGTGATGGTCAATTCCGTGTGTGGTTGTGCTGGTGGAATTGCCCGCCCTGCAGCAACACATGCCGTCCATTATGATAAACGTCCAAACCACCTAGTAACGGTATTTGCAGGACAGGACAAAGACGCAACGGAAAAAGCCCGCGACTATTTCGAAGGCTATCCGCCATCCTCTCCGTCCTTTGCCCTTTTAAAAGACGGACAAATCATCACCATGGTAGAACGTCACGAAATCGAAGGACATGATCCAATGTCCGTTATCACAAAGCTGCAAGGCTACTTCGAAGAGCATTGTGAAGAGATTTAA
- a CDS encoding transporter substrate-binding domain-containing protein, which produces MKKWLLGSLISILTISMLSACGTAGNGANSSNGEGDGKKVLVMGTSADYPPFEYIDTEKGEEIIGFDVDLAKAITEELGYELKIVDMEFGSLITAMKAGNIDMILAGMTPTEKREKQVDFTDVYYNAHNMIVSLKDSNITSLEDLKGKTVGVQMGSIQYDKAEEIAKEVDMKIENRDRIPQIVQDIKTGRFDAAVIEDTVVKGFMEKDPELTGFTLESDEKGSAIALPKGSELTEEFNQVLKEMEENGEMEKLINKWFGGEEE; this is translated from the coding sequence GTGAAAAAATGGTTATTAGGTTCATTGATTAGTATTTTAACAATTAGTATGCTATCTGCTTGCGGTACAGCTGGCAATGGTGCTAATTCTTCAAATGGGGAAGGGGATGGGAAAAAGGTACTGGTAATGGGAACCTCCGCAGACTATCCACCTTTTGAATATATTGATACAGAGAAAGGCGAAGAAATTATTGGCTTTGATGTGGACTTGGCAAAAGCAATCACAGAAGAGCTAGGCTATGAACTGAAAATTGTCGATATGGAATTTGGTAGTTTGATCACAGCAATGAAAGCAGGCAATATTGACATGATTCTCGCCGGTATGACACCAACAGAAAAGCGTGAAAAGCAAGTGGATTTTACGGATGTTTATTATAACGCTCACAATATGATTGTGTCTTTAAAAGATAGCAATATAACAAGTTTAGAAGATTTGAAAGGAAAAACTGTTGGGGTGCAAATGGGCTCCATTCAATATGATAAAGCAGAAGAAATCGCGAAAGAAGTAGACATGAAGATTGAAAATCGCGACCGCATTCCTCAAATAGTCCAAGATATCAAAACTGGCCGTTTTGATGCAGCTGTTATTGAAGATACCGTTGTGAAAGGCTTTATGGAAAAAGATCCAGAGTTAACTGGATTCACACTAGAGTCCGATGAAAAAGGCTCCGCTATTGCTCTGCCAAAAGGTAGTGAACTAACAGAAGAGTTCAACCAGGTTCTTAAGGAGATGGAAGAGAACGGAGAGATGGAAAAACTTATCAACAAATGGTTTGGTGGAGAAGAGGAATAA
- a CDS encoding RNA polymerase sigma factor, which yields MDFVHMYETYYDRVFAISLSIMRDKQLAEDNVQETFLKAFKKMEFLESIEKIGAWLTVIARRTAIDYFRKVNKFNGIPLEDFILDHLGTVSYTSVESLVEADFLEELIMETMVHFPPEDKKILELKLKKGWKEKEIAAALNMNPSTVKSKIYRAKCKLRETLKKELKVA from the coding sequence ATGGACTTTGTGCACATGTACGAAACGTATTATGACCGGGTATTTGCGATAAGTCTTTCCATCATGCGAGACAAACAGCTCGCAGAGGACAATGTTCAGGAAACCTTTTTGAAGGCTTTTAAGAAAATGGAATTCCTTGAATCGATAGAAAAGATAGGAGCATGGCTTACTGTTATTGCCAGGAGAACGGCCATTGATTACTTTAGAAAAGTAAACAAATTCAACGGAATTCCGCTAGAGGATTTTATCCTTGATCACCTTGGGACAGTATCATACACTTCAGTAGAATCCTTAGTGGAAGCTGATTTTTTAGAAGAACTAATCATGGAAACAATGGTACATTTCCCTCCTGAAGATAAAAAAATATTAGAATTGAAACTAAAAAAAGGCTGGAAGGAAAAAGAAATTGCCGCCGCCTTAAACATGAATCCTTCTACCGTGAAATCAAAAATTTATCGCGCAAAATGTAAGCTCAGGGAGACGCTCAAAAAAGAATTAAAGGTGGCCTAA
- a CDS encoding response regulator transcription factor, with protein sequence MVNYTVLVVDDEKEIRDAIEIYLKNEGIKVLKAKDGIEALELLHENEIHLILMDVMMPRLDGIAATHRIREEKNIPIIILSAKSEDTDKILGLQVGADDYVTKPFNPMELVARVKSQLRRYVTLGTFEGMKKVIDLNGLTLDKEAKEVAVQGEPVKLTPIEYKIVELLMTNAGRVFSINDIYERVWKEPSYNAENTVAVHIRKIREKIEIDAKNPRYLKVVWGIGYKMEK encoded by the coding sequence ATGGTAAACTATACGGTACTTGTCGTGGATGACGAAAAAGAAATTAGAGACGCAATCGAAATTTACTTAAAAAACGAAGGAATCAAAGTTCTGAAAGCTAAGGATGGCATCGAAGCTTTAGAACTCTTGCACGAAAATGAAATCCACCTAATTTTAATGGATGTGATGATGCCAAGACTTGACGGAATTGCTGCAACACACAGAATCAGAGAAGAAAAAAATATTCCAATCATCATTCTCAGTGCAAAAAGTGAAGACACTGATAAAATCCTCGGACTTCAGGTAGGAGCGGATGATTATGTAACAAAGCCATTTAACCCGATGGAACTAGTTGCCAGGGTAAAATCTCAGCTTAGAAGATACGTGACACTTGGTACCTTTGAAGGCATGAAAAAAGTCATTGACCTAAATGGCCTCACCCTAGACAAAGAAGCGAAAGAGGTAGCCGTCCAAGGCGAACCGGTAAAGCTAACTCCTATCGAATATAAAATTGTCGAGCTTTTGATGACAAATGCCGGGCGCGTTTTTTCCATTAACGACATCTATGAGCGGGTGTGGAAAGAGCCGAGCTATAACGCAGAAAACACGGTAGCGGTACATATTAGAAAAATTAGAGAGAAAATCGAAATCGACGCAAAAAATCCAAGATATTTAAAGGTGGTATGGGGGATTGGGTACAAAATGGAAAAGTAG
- the meaB gene encoding methylmalonyl Co-A mutase-associated GTPase MeaB yields the protein MTKKKKVLRKVERDADDIVKGIRKGIRTDLAQAITLVESNANRHFDKSQEIIQQIMPKTGKSIRIGISGVPGAGKSTFIEAFGLYLCEQGHKVAVLAVDPSSSKTGGSILGDKTRMEQLARHPRAFIRPSPSSGTLGGVHRKTRESILLCEAAGFDVILVETVGVGQSEALVRDMVDFFLLLVLTGAGDELQGMKKGIMELVDAIVVNKADGENKVRAEKTAHEYKQILHFLQPATNGWETKAFTCSALHNVDIDKAWITVERFLRTTKDSGEFQKRREDQKKTWFYSSLKDHIERLFFERDSVKRELPHLEEQIARNELSVSLAIKNLLEKS from the coding sequence ATGACTAAAAAGAAAAAAGTGTTGCGCAAGGTCGAAAGGGATGCTGATGATATAGTAAAGGGTATTCGAAAAGGTATTCGCACAGACCTTGCGCAGGCAATCACTTTAGTCGAAAGCAATGCAAACAGGCACTTTGACAAAAGTCAGGAGATTATCCAGCAAATCATGCCAAAAACCGGTAAGTCAATTAGAATTGGGATAAGTGGTGTGCCAGGTGCTGGGAAGAGCACCTTCATTGAAGCGTTTGGCCTTTATCTCTGTGAGCAGGGCCATAAGGTGGCGGTGCTCGCTGTTGATCCTAGTAGCTCCAAAACCGGTGGTAGTATTCTAGGAGACAAGACACGGATGGAGCAGCTCGCTCGCCACCCTAGAGCTTTTATCAGGCCCTCCCCCTCTAGCGGCACCTTAGGTGGGGTGCACCGGAAAACACGTGAAAGCATTCTGTTATGTGAAGCGGCAGGCTTTGATGTCATCCTAGTGGAAACGGTTGGGGTAGGTCAAAGCGAGGCTCTTGTTCGAGATATGGTCGATTTCTTCCTCCTTCTCGTCCTCACAGGAGCAGGAGATGAACTTCAAGGCATGAAAAAAGGAATAATGGAGCTAGTGGATGCAATTGTTGTCAACAAAGCGGACGGAGAAAACAAAGTAAGAGCTGAAAAAACCGCCCACGAATATAAGCAGATTCTCCACTTTCTTCAGCCCGCAACAAATGGATGGGAAACAAAAGCATTTACCTGTTCGGCATTGCATAATGTGGACATTGATAAAGCATGGATAACGGTGGAGAGATTTCTTCGTACGACAAAGGATTCTGGTGAGTTTCAAAAACGCCGGGAAGACCAAAAGAAAACATGGTTTTACTCTTCCCTAAAAGATCACATCGAACGGCTGTTTTTCGAAAGGGACAGCGTAAAAAGGGAGCTTCCCCATCTAGAGGAGCAAATCGCACGAAATGAGCTTTCCGTATCGCTTGCCATTAAAAATCTGCTAGAAAAATCGTAA
- a CDS encoding TetR/AcrR family transcriptional regulator, whose translation MVKGFTSKERELIKSKLHEKGKQLFQRYGLKKTTMSQLTKAVGIAQGSFYIFYESKEELYFEILEQEEAQLKWQILQHIESPMNANAFKNLLMTSVTTVLNNPFIQHSFQQEHMEQIIRKLPADKLEQHIQKDTDDLQPLLLKWQEEGSMEKVSPDVITAAFRSFVLISLHQKEVGEELFQPALELMAEGLAQRLFKE comes from the coding sequence ATGGTAAAAGGCTTTACCTCAAAAGAGCGAGAGCTCATCAAATCAAAGCTACATGAAAAAGGGAAGCAACTGTTTCAGCGATACGGATTGAAGAAGACAACCATGTCCCAGCTGACAAAAGCAGTAGGCATTGCCCAGGGCTCCTTTTATATTTTTTACGAATCAAAGGAGGAACTTTATTTTGAGATCCTTGAACAAGAGGAAGCACAACTCAAATGGCAAATCCTTCAGCATATTGAAAGTCCGATGAATGCCAATGCATTTAAAAACCTGTTAATGACGTCCGTTACGACGGTGCTTAACAACCCATTTATCCAGCATTCATTTCAGCAAGAGCATATGGAACAAATCATCCGAAAGCTACCAGCAGACAAATTGGAGCAGCATATTCAAAAGGACACTGACGATCTTCAGCCGCTGCTCCTTAAATGGCAAGAAGAAGGAAGTATGGAGAAGGTTTCACCAGATGTAATTACGGCCGCCTTTCGTTCGTTTGTTTTAATATCCCTTCACCAAAAGGAAGTAGGAGAAGAACTTTTTCAGCCAGCTCTTGAACTAATGGCAGAAGGATTAGCTCAACGATTATTTAAGGAGTGA
- a CDS encoding amino acid ABC transporter permease, translating to MTIGFLDFSAISGSTDYILGGIGVTLQVVTLAGIIGFIIGTLLALCKIGRIKILAIIADIYTSIFRGTPLVLQLMLIFFGLPQATGITLEPVTAAILAFGLNSGAYISEVIRAGIMAVDKGQREAAMALGIPYRQMMKDIILPQALKNILPALMNEYITLTKESAIVTVIGVMDIMRRSFMTASNTYAFLEAFIFAGLIYYGLVMVLTFIGKLIERRMRRSD from the coding sequence TTGACGATAGGCTTTTTGGATTTTAGTGCCATCTCAGGTTCCACCGATTATATTTTAGGCGGTATCGGAGTTACCTTACAGGTTGTAACACTCGCTGGTATTATCGGGTTTATCATTGGAACACTTCTGGCATTATGTAAAATTGGCAGAATAAAAATACTCGCTATCATTGCAGATATTTATACATCTATTTTTCGGGGAACCCCACTTGTTCTGCAACTCATGCTCATTTTCTTTGGGCTTCCACAAGCAACTGGCATCACGCTTGAGCCTGTCACTGCCGCTATTCTGGCGTTTGGATTGAATTCTGGTGCCTACATCTCTGAGGTCATTCGTGCGGGCATCATGGCTGTGGACAAAGGACAACGAGAAGCAGCAATGGCGCTTGGCATTCCGTACCGCCAAATGATGAAGGACATCATTCTACCGCAAGCATTGAAAAATATTTTACCAGCACTCATGAACGAATACATCACGCTCACCAAAGAGTCTGCCATCGTCACCGTTATTGGTGTAATGGACATCATGAGACGCTCCTTTATGACAGCATCGAACACATATGCTTTCCTTGAGGCATTTATCTTCGCGGGCCTCATCTACTACGGACTTGTGATGGTCCTAACATTTATTGGCAAGCTCATTGAAAGGAGAATGAGACGCAGTGATTAA
- a CDS encoding 3-oxoacyl-ACP synthase III family protein, with protein MKYNAGILGIGANIPEKIVNNEEIAKRFGIKEEEIIRKTGIMERRYEEPETTLTEMSVIAGKRAIEDAGVDPKEIDLVIIGTNTHDTHITAALVQHEIGAETCAGLDLHSGCSSFITALATGAQFVQTGLYKNVLVVAVDKCSSLLNPMDKKTALIFSDGAAAVVVGRVPEDKGILGIHMQMDGSGGKYLHLDENKNIKMDGRAVFEFAVEKFPEAVKTVLKVSGHQLEEVDFIIPHQSNLRIIETGLKTMEFPMEKVHTHTIQYYGNSSAPTIPIGLYEEVKAGNIKEGDLVVLAGYGAGLGWGGITLRWGK; from the coding sequence ATGAAATATAATGCAGGGATCTTAGGAATCGGGGCAAACATACCAGAAAAAATTGTAAACAATGAGGAAATAGCGAAACGTTTTGGGATTAAGGAAGAAGAAATCATCCGAAAGACTGGCATCATGGAACGTCGATACGAAGAACCTGAAACAACGCTAACAGAAATGAGTGTAATCGCTGGAAAACGTGCAATAGAAGATGCAGGGGTTGACCCAAAGGAAATTGATTTGGTCATTATCGGTACAAATACGCACGATACGCATATTACGGCAGCATTGGTACAACATGAAATTGGAGCGGAAACCTGTGCTGGCCTCGACCTGCATTCAGGATGTTCAAGTTTTATCACTGCTCTAGCAACCGGTGCTCAGTTCGTTCAAACTGGACTATATAAAAATGTTCTGGTTGTAGCTGTCGATAAATGTTCAAGCCTATTAAATCCAATGGACAAAAAAACTGCGCTTATATTTTCTGATGGAGCAGCTGCAGTAGTGGTTGGCCGTGTTCCTGAGGATAAAGGCATTCTTGGGATTCACATGCAAATGGATGGAAGCGGTGGCAAGTATCTTCACCTTGATGAAAACAAAAACATCAAGATGGATGGTCGTGCCGTATTTGAATTTGCCGTTGAAAAATTCCCTGAAGCGGTAAAAACAGTTCTGAAAGTATCAGGACATCAACTCGAAGAAGTAGATTTTATCATCCCGCATCAATCTAACCTTCGTATCATTGAAACAGGATTGAAAACAATGGAATTCCCAATGGAGAAAGTGCATACCCATACCATTCAATACTATGGAAACTCTTCAGCACCAACCATTCCAATTGGCCTTTACGAAGAAGTGAAAGCAGGCAACATAAAAGAAGGCGACCTTGTTGTTCTAGCTGGGTATGGAGCAGGACTAGGGTGGGGCGGCATTACACTAAGGTGGGGGAAATAA
- a CDS encoding histidine kinase dimerization/phospho-acceptor domain-containing protein → MGTKWKSRLVTFFVALIFVSSCSGALFYMANKHRFYEKNYFYTGEFNTEFSKFHNTLAIEELTPLTVEKVMSQIEVTKEEIEDHRYRYGSLEDQLANIRNQYEERIRMAEDGESFEDEAELKKELNQKLEDIRNNFESDDHIKEKIVAEKEKEVNHYFENEENFQFAASLFEDDFVYYIEEGEELHTNANFSNSETLKETFSKNDFQYSTEIIVNGNDYFNSYNWPYEDWLYQAIYKARGQSKGEIGVPKNLSPNSDLLHAKEKYEQDRVWFWRLGVGSIMLMLLTIPALWKLARLPKELGRMERLYLRIPIDFRLAIAFATFMFAAISFYWINNTINYAISFRNTAGLTELIISITLTTFLGFLFYEQVRVSLAGITSWKAAKEVWEKSVLAIVSKWIKASAIKIYQYLQAAFLQKSVGVQAVSLLAIIFCLGLAWFLLLLNPLTFIFYLLLIIFVGGSTLLVLLRQIGYLNKISIKMDEMAAGKLGGNLDVPGNSVMAKMAANLNQLKQGVTVSQNEQAKSERLKTELITNVSHDLRTPLTSIITYTELLKKNDITDDDRAAYLEIIDRKSQRLKGLIDDLFEVSKMASGNIELIKAKVDINQLLQQALAEYGDNLESSNLQFRVHTPETKVFAMVDGQKIWRVFDNLIGNIIKYSLEHSRVYIQVQQVEGNVKITFKNVSKYELNDQSEELYERFKRGDTSRNTEGSGLGLAIAKSIIDLHQGSLSIDTDGDLFKVTVILKVVD, encoded by the coding sequence TTGGGTACAAAATGGAAAAGTAGATTGGTGACATTCTTCGTTGCACTGATCTTCGTAAGTTCATGTAGTGGAGCTTTATTTTATATGGCTAACAAGCATAGATTCTATGAAAAAAATTATTTTTATACAGGTGAATTTAATACAGAATTTAGTAAATTTCATAATACACTTGCTATTGAGGAACTCACACCATTAACAGTAGAAAAAGTGATGTCTCAAATAGAAGTCACAAAAGAGGAAATTGAAGACCACCGTTACCGTTATGGATCACTAGAGGATCAGCTTGCAAATATTCGTAATCAATACGAGGAAAGAATTCGAATGGCAGAGGATGGGGAGTCATTCGAGGATGAAGCCGAATTAAAGAAAGAACTAAATCAAAAGCTAGAAGACATTCGCAATAATTTTGAAAGTGATGACCATATCAAAGAAAAGATAGTTGCAGAAAAAGAAAAAGAAGTGAACCACTACTTTGAAAACGAGGAAAACTTTCAATTTGCAGCTTCTCTATTTGAAGATGATTTTGTGTATTACATCGAAGAAGGAGAAGAGCTTCATACGAATGCGAATTTTTCAAATTCAGAAACCTTGAAAGAAACCTTTTCTAAAAACGATTTTCAATATTCCACTGAGATTATTGTGAACGGAAATGATTATTTTAACTCTTATAACTGGCCGTATGAAGACTGGTTGTATCAAGCAATCTATAAAGCTCGTGGTCAATCTAAAGGGGAAATAGGCGTACCAAAAAATCTTTCACCAAACAGTGATCTTCTTCACGCAAAGGAAAAATACGAGCAAGATAGAGTATGGTTCTGGAGATTAGGAGTGGGATCTATCATGCTTATGCTTCTAACCATTCCAGCCCTATGGAAGCTTGCGAGACTTCCTAAGGAACTTGGAAGAATGGAGAGATTGTATCTTAGAATACCGATAGATTTTCGCTTAGCAATCGCTTTTGCCACATTCATGTTCGCTGCCATTAGCTTTTATTGGATAAATAATACGATTAATTATGCCATTAGCTTTAGAAATACAGCAGGGTTAACGGAACTGATTATTAGTATTACATTAACAACTTTTTTAGGCTTTCTTTTTTACGAACAAGTGAGGGTATCGTTGGCAGGAATAACTTCATGGAAAGCAGCAAAAGAGGTTTGGGAGAAAAGTGTTCTCGCAATAGTAAGTAAATGGATTAAAGCATCCGCTATAAAAATATACCAATACTTACAAGCAGCATTTTTGCAGAAATCTGTTGGAGTACAAGCGGTAAGCTTACTTGCTATTATATTCTGTTTAGGACTTGCTTGGTTTTTATTACTCTTAAATCCATTAACCTTTATCTTCTATCTGCTGCTAATCATTTTTGTGGGAGGTTCAACACTCCTCGTATTGCTAAGACAAATCGGGTATTTAAATAAAATTTCAATTAAAATGGATGAAATGGCAGCAGGGAAGTTAGGGGGTAATTTAGATGTGCCCGGTAACTCCGTTATGGCAAAAATGGCAGCAAATCTAAATCAACTTAAGCAAGGTGTGACAGTTTCTCAAAACGAACAAGCCAAAAGTGAACGTCTGAAAACCGAACTCATTACAAACGTAAGTCATGACCTTCGTACGCCATTAACCTCCATCATCACCTATACGGAGCTTTTGAAAAAGAACGATATAACTGACGACGATCGGGCCGCGTACCTAGAAATTATTGACCGCAAATCCCAGCGTCTTAAAGGCCTCATCGACGACCTGTTCGAGGTGTCCAAAATGGCCTCTGGAAACATCGAACTCATAAAAGCAAAAGTAGATATCAATCAACTCTTGCAGCAGGCACTTGCGGAATATGGGGATAATCTAGAAAGCTCTAATTTGCAATTCCGTGTCCACACACCAGAGACGAAAGTATTCGCCATGGTGGACGGCCAAAAAATATGGCGAGTGTTTGATAACCTAATAGGAAACATCATTAAATATTCTTTAGAACATTCCAGAGTATATATCCAGGTGCAACAAGTAGAAGGAAACGTAAAAATTACGTTTAAAAACGTATCAAAGTACGAATTAAATGATCAAAGTGAAGAGCTGTACGAAAGATTCAAGCGTGGTGACACGTCCCGTAATACCGAAGGCTCTGGCTTGGGGCTAGCCATCGCAAAATCCATCATCGACCTGCACCAAGGCTCCCTTTCCATCGATACGGATGGCGATTTGTTTAAAGTAACCGTCATATTGAAAGTGGTGGATTGA
- a CDS encoding amino acid ABC transporter ATP-binding protein translates to MIKIDNLHKSFGENEVLKGISTEIKAGEVVAIIGPSGSGKSTFLRCMNLLEESTSGQIWIKEEEVANKKTNINKVRQNLGMVFQHFHLFPHKTVLENLTYAPVSVKGLTKKEAEAKALDLLSKVGLSEKAHEYPSRLSGGQKQRVAIARALAMDPEVMLFDEPTSALDPEMVKEVLEVMKALAQSGMTMAIVTHEMGFAREVADRVLFLDEGKLIEEATPAEFFTAPKTQRAKEFLDKIF, encoded by the coding sequence GTGATTAAAATAGATAACTTACACAAATCCTTTGGCGAAAATGAAGTGCTAAAAGGGATATCAACAGAAATTAAAGCTGGAGAAGTGGTTGCCATCATCGGACCATCTGGTTCAGGGAAATCCACCTTTTTGCGCTGCATGAATTTGTTGGAGGAATCTACCTCCGGACAAATCTGGATAAAGGAGGAAGAGGTTGCCAATAAGAAAACAAACATCAATAAAGTTCGACAAAACCTCGGAATGGTGTTTCAACATTTTCACCTTTTTCCACACAAAACAGTGCTAGAGAACTTAACGTATGCCCCGGTTTCTGTAAAAGGTCTAACCAAAAAAGAAGCGGAAGCGAAGGCGCTGGACCTTCTTTCAAAGGTGGGACTTTCTGAAAAAGCACACGAATACCCAAGCCGCCTATCTGGTGGGCAAAAACAACGTGTAGCGATTGCTCGGGCACTTGCAATGGACCCAGAAGTGATGCTCTTCGATGAGCCAACCTCTGCCTTAGATCCCGAAATGGTCAAAGAGGTATTAGAAGTAATGAAAGCCCTCGCTCAAAGCGGCATGACGATGGCGATCGTCACCCACGAAATGGGCTTTGCCCGTGAAGTCGCTGATCGTGTATTATTTTTAGATGAGGGAAAACTAATAGAAGAAGCCACACCAGCCGAATTTTTCACCGCACCGAAAACCCAACGTGCTAAAGAATTTTTGGATAAAATATTTTGA